The genomic interval CCACCGGCTGGGTTATCGCCTGCCAAGGGGTTTTCGCCAATGCGACGCTGCTCAACAGCAGCGCCGCCATCCCAATCCAACGCATATTCATCGTGTTATTACCAGCGCGGCACCTTGCAATCCACTTCGCCACACTGCGCTCTCTGACGCAGTACATGATCCATCAGCACAATCGCCATCATGGCTTCGGCAATCGGCACCGCCCGGATCCCGACACAGGGATCGTGGCGACCACGGGTGATCATTTCCGTCGGCTGTCCGTCACGGGTAATGGTACGCCCCGGCACGGTAATGCTGGAGGTCGGTTTCAGCGCCAGATGCGCTGTGATGGTCTGGCCGCTGCTGATGCCGCCCAGAATGCCGCCCGCGTGGTTGCTCACAAAACCGTCCGGCGTGATTTCGTCACGGTTCTCGCTGCCGCGCTTACCCACTACGGCGAACCCATCGCCAATTTCCACGCCTTTTACCGCATTGATACTCATCAACGCATGCGCCAGATCGGCATCCAGACGATCAAACACCGGTTCGCCGAGCCCTGCCGGCACCGATTCGGCCACCACAGTCACTTTCGCACCGATGGAGTCGCCCTCTTTCTTCAGTGCGCGCATCAGTTCATCCAGCGCTTCCAGCTTGTCCGGATCCGGGCTGAAAAAAGGATTCTGCTCTACCGCATTCCAGTCCTTCAATGCGCAGACCACGTCGCCCATCTGGGCCAGATAGCCGCGGATGTTGATCCCAAAGCGCTGTTGCAGATACTTTTTGGCGATCGCCCCCGCCGCCACACGCATCGCCGTTTCACGGGCAGAAGAACGGCCCCCGCCCCGATAATCACGGATACCGTATTTCTGTTCGTAGGTGTAATCCGCATGCCCTGGACGGAACAGATCCCTGATGGCGCTGTAATCCTGCGAGCGCTGATCGGTATTTTCAATCAATAAACCGATGCTGGTGCCCGTGGTTACGCCCTCAAACACGCCGGACAGAATTTTTACCTGATCCGGTTCGCGGCGCTGGGTGGTGTAACGGGACGTTCCCGGACGGCGACGATCCAGATCGTGCTGCAAGTCGGCCTCGGTCAGCGCGATCCCCGGCGGTACGCCGTCCACCACGCAGCCAAGGGCGATGCCATGGGACTCACCAAAAGTGGTGACGCGGAAAAACTGACCAATACTGTTTCCTGCCATCACGGCTCCTTAGCATTAGAACAAGATAAAAAAGATGCAGGCGTCGTTATGCCTGTATCGTTGAGTTAATCCCGGTAACGGCTAAAATGAGATTTACAATCAATAAGTTGCTCGCGCGTTAACATAAAGACGCCGTCGCCGCCGTTATCAAATTCAAGCCAGGTGACAGGAATGTCGGGATATTGATCCATCATGTGAACCATGCTGTTGCCTACTTCACAAATCAGTACACCGTCGTCGCGCAGGTAATCCGGCGCGCAGGCCAGAATGCGGCGTACCAGATCCAACCCGTCATCACCGGCCGCCAGACCCAGTTCAGGTTCATGGCGATACTCCTGCGGTAAATCGAACATGTCCTCTTCATCGACATACGGCGGGTTGGTCACAATCAGATCGTATTTGATGGCGGGAAGCGAGCGGAATAGATCGGAACAGATTGGCGTAACGCTATGTTCCACACCATGTTGCTGGATGTTCTGTTCCGTCACCGCCAGCGCTTCCGGGGAAATATCCACCGCGTCCACTTCCGCTTCCGGGAAGGCATGGGCGCACGCGATGGCGATACACCCGCTGCCGGTGCACAAATCCAGAATATGCTGGGGTTGATGCGGCAGCAGCGAGTCGAAACGGTTGTCGATCAACTCGCCAATCGGCGAACGCGGCACCAATACCCGTTCGTCCACATAAAATTCCAGCCCGCAGAACCAGGCTTTGTTGGTGAGGTAGGCAACCGGGATTCGCTCGTTCACCCGACGGACAATCCGTTCAACAATGCGCTGACGTTCACTGAGCGTCAGACGGGAACGGTACATCTGCTCCGGAATATCGAGTGGCAGAAACAGCGTCGGCAACACCAGTTGCAGCGCCTCATCCCACGGATTGTCCGTACCATGGCCGTAATACAGGCCAGCGGCATTGAAACGACTCACCGCCCAACGCAGCATATCCTGAAGGGTATGCAGGTCGTTAACCGCTTCATCGACGAAAATCTTGTCCAAACTTGTTCTCCACAGACTGCTGTCAATCTCGCTGTTTTTCGGCCGCAATCATCAATATTTCGCAGCGCTGGCGCAGGATGCCACCATGATAAGCCACGTAGTGTGCCATGAAGCCGACAACAAATCAGCACCTATCACTACGGGCTGGCAGACGATAACCCAGACACGGTTTTGTTTAGTGAGAGACATAAGAACAGGTAAACTGACAAGACAGTGATGACAGAGTAAGGCACCGATGAAAAAGAAGTTCATGCTTAATGAGGAGGATCAGACGCTGTTTCGCACCTCCGTCGCGGGGGCGTCCCGCCTGCGTCAGGATACCTACCGCCACCAGCCCGCCCG from Musicola paradisiaca NCPPB 2511 carries:
- the aroC gene encoding chorismate synthase, coding for MAGNSIGQFFRVTTFGESHGIALGCVVDGVPPGIALTEADLQHDLDRRRPGTSRYTTQRREPDQVKILSGVFEGVTTGTSIGLLIENTDQRSQDYSAIRDLFRPGHADYTYEQKYGIRDYRGGGRSSARETAMRVAAGAIAKKYLQQRFGINIRGYLAQMGDVVCALKDWNAVEQNPFFSPDPDKLEALDELMRALKKEGDSIGAKVTVVAESVPAGLGEPVFDRLDADLAHALMSINAVKGVEIGDGFAVVGKRGSENRDEITPDGFVSNHAGGILGGISSGQTITAHLALKPTSSITVPGRTITRDGQPTEMITRGRHDPCVGIRAVPIAEAMMAIVLMDHVLRQRAQCGEVDCKVPRW
- the prmB gene encoding 50S ribosomal protein L3 N(5)-glutamine methyltransferase — its product is MDKIFVDEAVNDLHTLQDMLRWAVSRFNAAGLYYGHGTDNPWDEALQLVLPTLFLPLDIPEQMYRSRLTLSERQRIVERIVRRVNERIPVAYLTNKAWFCGLEFYVDERVLVPRSPIGELIDNRFDSLLPHQPQHILDLCTGSGCIAIACAHAFPEAEVDAVDISPEALAVTEQNIQQHGVEHSVTPICSDLFRSLPAIKYDLIVTNPPYVDEEDMFDLPQEYRHEPELGLAAGDDGLDLVRRILACAPDYLRDDGVLICEVGNSMVHMMDQYPDIPVTWLEFDNGGDGVFMLTREQLIDCKSHFSRYRD